In Anaerolineales bacterium, a genomic segment contains:
- a CDS encoding HAD family phosphatase codes for MIRAVVFDFGGVLMRTEDRSKRQAWEARLNLAAGELEQIVHGSAVWIEAQAGTRSVESYWEAIRERLALTPETLAELQQDYFAGDVLDQTLIALIQRLRAEGLRVGLLSNDATTLEQKLRAQLAIYECFDAVLISAQTGVMKPDPTAYRMIAERLGCSTPECVFIDDNTANVDGARAVGMAAYLYRPGMDVAAAIEPHRTERTKAVIFDYGNVLDIPPDAAVWEAHREALAAPYGLSGKDLGALIHQSEAWEQVKVGAISFESYLETIFHSLGINDPAERERLHDAYFVGREGIHPEMLAIVQALKQRGEVKIGVLSNAWQLEMAPWLERDERLKGLFDDVVSSAAVGMAKPEVAIYHLTVERLGVRPGEAILVDDLRRNTEAAESVGLPCIVCQSPAQVRAALVERDLL; via the coding sequence ATGATTCGTGCGGTGGTCTTTGATTTTGGCGGTGTGCTGATGCGCACCGAAGATCGGAGCAAGCGTCAGGCGTGGGAAGCCCGCCTGAACTTAGCGGCGGGCGAATTGGAACAGATTGTGCATGGCAGCGCGGTATGGATTGAGGCGCAAGCGGGAACACGCAGCGTTGAGTCCTACTGGGAAGCGATTCGGGAGCGTCTCGCCCTGACCCCAGAGACGCTGGCGGAGTTGCAGCAGGATTACTTTGCCGGGGATGTCCTTGATCAGACCTTGATCGCCCTGATTCAGCGCTTGCGGGCAGAGGGGCTGCGCGTTGGGCTGCTGAGCAACGATGCGACTACCCTAGAGCAAAAACTGCGGGCGCAGCTTGCCATTTACGAGTGTTTCGATGCCGTTCTGATCTCGGCACAGACGGGGGTGATGAAGCCCGATCCCACCGCCTATCGGATGATTGCCGAACGGCTAGGGTGCAGCACGCCCGAATGTGTGTTCATCGATGACAACACGGCAAATGTCGATGGGGCGCGGGCGGTGGGCATGGCGGCATACCTCTACCGTCCAGGGATGGATGTCGCCGCTGCCATTGAGCCGCACCGTACCGAACGAACGAAAGCGGTCATTTTCGATTACGGCAATGTCCTTGATATTCCGCCCGACGCGGCGGTATGGGAGGCACACCGTGAGGCATTAGCCGCACCCTATGGACTTAGCGGGAAAGACCTCGGCGCGTTGATTCATCAAAGCGAGGCATGGGAACAGGTGAAAGTGGGGGCGATCTCATTTGAGAGTTACCTAGAAACGATCTTTCACTCGTTGGGGATCAACGATCCAGCCGAGCGAGAGCGCCTCCACGACGCCTATTTCGTGGGTCGGGAAGGGATTCACCCAGAGATGCTTGCTATTGTGCAGGCGTTAAAGCAGCGCGGCGAGGTAAAAATCGGCGTCCTCAGCAACGCTTGGCAGTTAGAGATGGCGCCATGGCTAGAACGGGATGAACGGCTGAAAGGGTTGTTTGATGATGTCGTCAGTTCAGCGGCAGTGGGGATGGCAAAGCCAGAGGTGGCAATCTACCATCTGACCGTAGAGCGGTTGGGCGTCCGCCCGGGTGAGGCGATCCTCGTTGATGATCTGCGCCGAAATACAGAGGCGGCGGAATCGGTGGGGCTGCCGTGTATCGTCTGCCAATCGCCTGCGCAAGTACGGGCGGCGTTGGTGGAGCGGGACTTGCTGTAG
- the recG gene encoding ATP-dependent DNA helicase RecG: MPSALETLVKILKLEQQNDCDGTALIGGLSGFHAFAENWARDAHTQAKKPEHHSLVDELSESIRRYAQMPDSRERAALIRHMLGRIMGRIPPPAETPTAATATAPAQTASPPERKPFPKRDLPPAGGKLAFPKQGEGQPNRPSPQNAPKEGKERKEGKDSAPHHGKPSTPQRTQGQTEARGNHGFNRIEESISFQNDDPDAPAIFANHEGSTPRSEPRLARPPRASRPPRDPQEEASFYERLSLPVIGIKGIGPKIGEKLSALGLESIRDWLYFFPRQYVDYTQLLPLRRVQPNQQVTVLGTVRSAAIIKGRRGVDVLNVTLDDGTGTITASFFGQPYLMSKFQRGTQVVFSGKTGIYLGRVTMDNPEWEPIEQEALHTRRIIPIYPLTKGLSAHSMRRLSAKVIETHTADMPDYMPLPILERLALSDLSWALRQLHAPDSWEALDHARRRVAFDDLLMLQVGMLRNRRTWQSLPGIALPVAHTWLYTISGAFPFAPTNAQKRAIDAIRADMAKPIPMNRLLQGDVGSGKTLVATVALLIAVSGRAQGAIMAPTSILAEQHYKSISRLIAGILVGIGLPEKAIRVALLTGATPAAERAAILAGLREGTIHIAIGTHALIQEGVNFARLGVAIIDEQHRFGVEQRGKLRGKGENPHLLVMTATPIPRTLAWTRYADLDLTILDELPPGRTPITTKVISPNHREYSYNFIRSQIRLGRQAFIVYPLIEADAEKGEKDLAKAAVAEYERLSQEIFPNLRLGLLHGRLSPTQKDAVMDSFNRGELDILVSTTVIEVGIDVPNANVILIEGAYRFGLAQLHQLRGRVGRGEYSGFCMLVDEETPSERLAVMEEVTDGFRLAEIDWEQRGAGELLGTRQSGRGFEMGSFMNAHVVELAQLEARTLYAEDPDLELPEHALLRAEIERIFGKAAPTDVS; encoded by the coding sequence ATGCCCTCGGCACTTGAAACCCTCGTCAAAATTCTGAAGCTAGAACAACAAAATGACTGCGATGGGACGGCGTTGATCGGCGGACTCTCTGGCTTTCACGCCTTTGCCGAAAACTGGGCGCGGGATGCCCACACCCAAGCGAAAAAGCCTGAACATCACAGCCTTGTCGATGAGTTGTCCGAGTCAATCCGCCGCTATGCGCAGATGCCCGATAGCAGGGAACGCGCCGCCTTGATCCGGCACATGTTAGGGCGAATCATGGGGCGCATCCCCCCGCCAGCAGAGACCCCGACAGCAGCCACCGCTACCGCCCCAGCACAAACAGCCTCACCACCAGAACGAAAACCCTTTCCCAAGCGGGATTTGCCCCCTGCCGGGGGAAAACTCGCCTTTCCCAAACAGGGTGAGGGTCAGCCAAACCGCCCTTCTCCACAAAACGCGCCGAAGGAGGGTAAGGAAAGGAAAGAGGGTAAAGACAGCGCTCCCCACCATGGCAAACCCTCCACCCCGCAGCGAACACAAGGGCAGACTGAGGCACGGGGAAATCATGGGTTCAACCGCATTGAAGAGAGCATCTCGTTTCAGAATGATGATCCCGATGCCCCTGCCATCTTCGCCAACCACGAGGGATCAACACCAAGGAGCGAGCCGCGTTTAGCCCGTCCGCCGCGTGCGTCGCGCCCCCCGCGTGACCCACAGGAGGAAGCGTCCTTTTACGAACGCCTTTCCCTACCTGTGATCGGGATCAAGGGTATCGGACCGAAAATTGGCGAAAAGCTCTCAGCGTTGGGGCTGGAGAGCATTCGCGATTGGCTCTATTTTTTTCCTCGGCAGTATGTGGACTACACGCAACTGCTCCCCTTGCGACGAGTGCAGCCCAACCAACAGGTGACGGTACTAGGAACGGTGCGCAGCGCGGCAATCATCAAAGGGCGGCGCGGCGTCGATGTCTTGAATGTCACCCTTGATGATGGCACAGGGACGATCACTGCCTCATTTTTTGGGCAGCCTTACCTGATGAGCAAATTCCAGCGTGGGACACAGGTTGTCTTTAGCGGAAAGACGGGGATTTATCTAGGGCGGGTGACCATGGATAACCCAGAATGGGAGCCCATCGAGCAAGAGGCGCTCCACACCCGACGAATTATCCCCATCTACCCTCTGACGAAAGGCTTATCGGCGCACTCGATGCGCCGTCTGAGCGCAAAGGTGATCGAGACGCACACTGCCGATATGCCCGATTATATGCCGCTCCCCATCTTGGAGCGCCTCGCCCTTTCCGATCTCTCTTGGGCGCTTCGGCAGTTGCACGCGCCGGATTCGTGGGAGGCGCTTGACCACGCCCGCCGGCGGGTGGCGTTTGATGACCTGCTGATGCTCCAAGTGGGGATGCTGCGCAACCGCCGCACATGGCAATCGCTGCCGGGGATCGCGCTGCCGGTTGCCCATACGTGGTTGTACACGATCTCTGGGGCGTTCCCCTTCGCGCCGACAAACGCCCAAAAACGCGCCATTGATGCGATTCGAGCGGACATGGCTAAGCCCATCCCGATGAACCGCCTCTTGCAGGGGGATGTTGGGTCGGGGAAAACACTGGTCGCCACTGTCGCCTTGCTCATTGCCGTTTCCGGGCGGGCGCAGGGGGCGATCATGGCGCCAACAAGCATCCTTGCCGAACAGCACTACAAGAGCATCAGCCGCCTTATCGCTGGAATCTTGGTGGGAATCGGGCTGCCAGAAAAAGCAATTCGCGTCGCCTTACTGACGGGGGCAACGCCCGCCGCCGAACGCGCCGCTATCTTAGCCGGCTTGCGGGAGGGGACGATTCACATTGCGATTGGGACACATGCCCTGATTCAAGAGGGGGTGAACTTTGCCCGTTTGGGCGTGGCGATCATTGATGAGCAGCACCGTTTTGGCGTGGAGCAGCGCGGAAAACTACGCGGGAAAGGCGAGAATCCCCATCTGCTGGTGATGACCGCCACACCGATTCCGCGTACATTGGCATGGACGCGCTATGCTGACCTTGATCTGACTATCCTAGATGAACTCCCGCCGGGGCGGACACCGATCACAACAAAAGTGATCTCCCCAAACCACCGCGAATACAGCTATAACTTCATCCGCAGCCAAATCCGCTTAGGGCGGCAGGCATTCATCGTCTACCCCCTTATAGAGGCGGATGCTGAAAAGGGCGAGAAGGATTTGGCAAAGGCGGCGGTGGCTGAGTATGAGCGCCTTAGCCAAGAGATTTTTCCCAACCTGCGGCTTGGGCTGCTGCACGGACGGCTTTCCCCAACGCAAAAAGATGCCGTGATGGATTCCTTCAATCGCGGCGAGCTTGATATTCTCGTTTCGACCACAGTGATTGAGGTGGGCATTGATGTGCCTAACGCTAATGTTATCCTCATTGAGGGAGCGTATCGCTTCGGGCTGGCGCAGCTCCATCAACTGCGGGGGCGCGTGGGGCGCGGCGAATATTCTGGCTTCTGTATGCTGGTCGATGAAGAAACGCCCTCTGAACGACTTGCCGTGATGGAGGAAGTCACCGATGGGTTTCGCCTTGCCGAGATCGATTGGGAACAGCGCGGGGCGGGCGAACTGCTTGGCACACGGCAAAGTGGGCGCGGCTTCGAGATGGGCAGTTTTATGAACGCCCACGTCGTGGAACTGGCACAGTTGGAGGCACGCACACTCTATGCCGAAGACCCCGACCTCGAACTACCTGAACATGCGTTGCTGCGTGCGGAGATTGAGCGTATCTTTGGCAAGGCAGCCCCCACCGATGTGAGCTAA
- a CDS encoding FHA domain-containing protein → MSRERFSITFMSGPLDGKTMEWTVPSTTKPFVLPIGRAEGSAIHIGYDSQVSRIHANVIYAIVDDLFFLEDLGSRNGTHLGQVRIPQNERVPLIIGELFRIGRTWLRIDPETVEYEDDFDDIPF, encoded by the coding sequence GTGAGCCGAGAACGTTTCAGCATCACCTTCATGAGCGGACCGCTTGACGGAAAAACGATGGAATGGACTGTTCCTTCCACTACCAAACCGTTCGTCCTCCCTATTGGACGGGCAGAGGGAAGTGCCATTCATATTGGCTATGATTCGCAAGTCTCCCGCATCCATGCCAATGTGATTTACGCGATAGTCGATGATTTATTTTTCTTAGAAGACCTCGGCAGCCGGAATGGAACACATCTAGGACAGGTACGTATTCCCCAAAACGAACGTGTCCCACTGATCATTGGCGAACTGTTCCGCATTGGGCGAACATGGCTGCGTATAGACCCCGAAACCGTTGAGTATGAGGACGATTTCGATGATATACCCTTTTAA
- a CDS encoding ABC transporter ATP-binding protein encodes MTMLLQVNNAIKRFGGLTAVQGVTYAIAPQTINAIIGPNGAGKTTFFNLITGIYRADEGTITLNGRSLIGLRPDQINRQGISRTFQNIRLFGAMSVIENVLVGMHTRLRIDLLSTMMRLPWFTKQERSAQKKAEELLDFVGLLEKSNEIARNLPYGDQRRLEIARALASDPKLLLLDEPTAGMNPNESVEAMGLFRRVRDERKVTVLMIEHDMRVVMGISEYITVLDYGQKIAEGAPDEVRKNPRVIEAYLGRGSEH; translated from the coding sequence ATGACTATGCTGCTTCAAGTAAATAACGCGATCAAACGCTTTGGCGGTCTCACCGCAGTGCAAGGGGTGACCTATGCTATTGCGCCGCAGACCATCAATGCGATTATCGGACCCAACGGGGCGGGTAAGACGACCTTTTTCAACCTGATCACCGGCATTTACCGTGCCGATGAAGGGACAATCACCCTGAATGGGCGTTCGCTGATCGGCTTGCGCCCAGACCAAATCAACCGTCAGGGCATTTCACGCACCTTTCAGAATATTCGCCTGTTCGGGGCGATGTCGGTCATTGAAAATGTCTTGGTGGGAATGCACACCCGCCTGCGGATCGACCTGCTCTCCACGATGATGCGCCTGCCCTGGTTTACCAAACAGGAGCGCAGCGCCCAGAAAAAAGCGGAAGAACTCCTCGATTTTGTGGGGCTTTTAGAAAAATCGAACGAGATTGCTCGCAATCTGCCCTATGGCGATCAGCGGCGCTTGGAGATCGCCCGCGCCCTCGCCAGTGACCCCAAGCTGCTGCTCCTGGATGAGCCGACGGCGGGCATGAACCCCAACGAGAGCGTTGAGGCAATGGGTTTGTTCCGCCGTGTGCGGGATGAACGAAAGGTGACCGTACTCATGATTGAACACGATATGCGCGTGGTTATGGGCATATCCGAGTACATCACCGTGTTGGATTATGGGCAGAAAATTGCCGAGGGAGCGCCCGACGAGGTGCGCAAAAACCCCCGTGTGATTGAAGCCTATTTAGGACGTGGCTCCGAACATTAA
- the cofE gene encoding coenzyme F420-0:L-glutamate ligase translates to MITITPIPAIPLIQAGDDLPALIADALQNAGIILENGDVLVITSKIVAKAEGRFVDLRTVTPSPRAEEIASATGKDPRLVEVALGEIQEISRMRMGVLITRHRLGFVSANAGIDHSNVGTEGEEVILLLPTDPDGAARRLREGIAARLGNAPAVIISDTHGRPHRLGNVGVAVGVAGIPALLDLRGRADLFGRKLQYTDVGVADELAAAADLVSGQAGEGLPVTLIRGYRPPEGTPEDGRAADLYRPLAMDLFR, encoded by the coding sequence ATGATCACCATCACTCCCATCCCCGCTATCCCGCTCATCCAAGCGGGGGACGATCTCCCCGCGCTGATTGCCGACGCGCTGCAAAACGCTGGAATCATCCTTGAAAATGGGGATGTCCTTGTGATCACCTCGAAGATCGTGGCGAAGGCAGAGGGGCGCTTCGTTGACCTGCGGACGGTGACGCCCTCTCCCCGCGCCGAGGAAATCGCCAGCGCAACAGGCAAAGACCCGCGCCTTGTGGAAGTTGCCCTCGGTGAAATTCAAGAGATCAGCCGGATGCGGATGGGCGTCCTGATCACCCGCCACCGCTTGGGTTTTGTCTCGGCAAACGCGGGGATTGATCATTCCAACGTTGGCACAGAGGGCGAGGAGGTGATCCTCTTGCTGCCTACCGACCCCGACGGCGCGGCGCGACGCTTGCGAGAGGGCATCGCCGCCCGCTTGGGCAACGCTCCGGCAGTGATCATCAGCGATACGCACGGACGCCCGCACCGCTTAGGAAATGTTGGCGTGGCGGTCGGCGTGGCGGGCATACCCGCTCTGCTTGACCTGCGCGGGCGGGCGGATTTATTTGGGCGGAAATTGCAGTACACCGATGTGGGCGTGGCGGATGAGCTTGCCGCCGCGGCTGATCTCGTCAGTGGGCAAGCGGGCGAAGGGCTGCCCGTGACCTTGATTCGCGGCTATCGCCCGCCCGAAGGCACGCCAGAGGATGGACGCGCCGCCGACCTCTACCGTCCGCTGGCTATGGACTTGTTCCGCTGA
- a CDS encoding branched-chain amino acid ABC transporter permease, with the protein MSLVAIGISLLLRSDWHGIDLLRVRPRTDLFETTLRLLPNILVDGISVGFLYAVIALGYTMVYGVLRFINFAHSEIFMVGGVIGFEVLMLLNHGAEGGALESLSPVLVILAMLLAAMLFSGGLAVVVERVAYKPLRNAPKLVPLISAIGVSLLLQDLVRATQELRRGAFNMPYPLDDFMKFAAVNRQGKAIQVPFLQQRVPLIGDVSTNMTTVVIVISAILMVLALNYFVNATKLGKGIRAVSQDQTTASLMGINVNQMITLTFLIGGALGGAAGVLFGLKVSNISPYIGFAPGLKAFTAAVLGGIGNITGALLGGLLLGLIEAFFSSLLPSFPALGTGYTDIFAFSVLILVLLFRPSGLLGKREDEKV; encoded by the coding sequence ATGTCGCTGGTTGCTATTGGGATCAGCCTGCTGCTGCGCTCAGATTGGCACGGGATCGACCTCCTGCGAGTGCGTCCCCGAACGGATTTGTTCGAGACAACGCTTAGGCTGCTCCCGAACATCTTGGTCGATGGCATCTCAGTTGGCTTTTTGTATGCCGTCATCGCCCTCGGCTATACGATGGTCTATGGCGTCTTACGCTTCATCAACTTCGCCCACAGCGAGATTTTCATGGTTGGTGGGGTGATTGGCTTTGAAGTCTTGATGCTGCTCAATCACGGGGCGGAAGGCGGCGCATTAGAATCGCTCTCCCCGGTGTTGGTCATCTTGGCGATGCTCCTCGCCGCAATGCTCTTTTCCGGTGGGCTGGCGGTGGTCGTGGAGCGTGTTGCCTATAAGCCGCTGCGTAACGCCCCCAAGCTCGTCCCGCTCATCTCCGCTATCGGCGTCTCGCTGCTCCTCCAAGACCTCGTGCGGGCAACGCAGGAACTTCGCCGGGGAGCCTTTAATATGCCGTACCCGCTCGATGATTTCATGAAATTTGCGGCTGTTAACCGCCAGGGGAAGGCAATTCAAGTTCCCTTTTTGCAGCAGCGCGTCCCCCTCATTGGCGATGTCTCGACAAATATGACAACCGTCGTCATCGTCATCTCGGCCATCTTGATGGTCTTGGCGCTGAACTACTTTGTGAACGCCACGAAACTCGGCAAGGGTATTCGCGCCGTCTCCCAAGATCAAACCACCGCCTCCCTGATGGGGATCAACGTGAATCAGATGATTACCCTCACCTTTCTGATTGGTGGTGCGCTTGGCGGCGCGGCGGGCGTCTTGTTTGGCTTGAAGGTGAGCAACATCTCTCCCTATATTGGGTTTGCGCCCGGCTTGAAGGCGTTCACCGCCGCTGTTTTGGGCGGTATTGGGAACATCACGGGGGCGCTTTTGGGGGGCTTGCTCCTCGGCTTGATTGAGGCGTTTTTCTCCTCACTGCTGCCCTCCTTCCCGGCACTTGGCACGGGGTACACTGATATTTTTGCCTTTTCGGTCTTGATTCTCGTCTTGTTATTCCGTCCCTCAGGGTTGCTCGGCAAGCGGGAGGACGAAAAAGTCTAA
- a CDS encoding branched-chain amino acid ABC transporter substrate-binding protein: MGFAAAPAAAQDAKVIKIASHSPLSGGQALLGTAIRNGVELAVEQLKQPLIDAGFTVEFVPFDDQATPDVGVSNAQNIVNDPAILALVGHLNSGVAIPSSEVYNRADLAMVSPANTNVKVTDRGYPTVNRVCGRDDAQGAAGAQYALETLNAKTVYVVHDKTAYGEGVATFFRDAMLAGGAEVLGFEGTTETSNFDAIITPIESANPDLIYFGGIYNQAAVFFKQARDKGVESQFMGPDGMDGSDLTKIAGEAVVGLVYTSAAGPASIYPAAAQFIVDYEAKFGIKPEAYAAEGYASAQIVMAALTQLISENGGALPTRADVAKAVRATADFETIIGKISFDANGDPKVATYYILSVKDADPAKWGENELISSVTAPSPLTAAEMMEMTPEPTKSN, translated from the coding sequence ATGGGCTTTGCTGCCGCTCCTGCCGCTGCCCAAGATGCGAAGGTGATCAAGATTGCTTCGCACAGCCCGCTCTCTGGTGGTCAGGCGCTGCTTGGCACAGCCATTCGTAACGGCGTTGAACTTGCCGTCGAACAATTGAAGCAGCCCCTCATCGATGCTGGTTTCACCGTTGAATTCGTCCCCTTTGATGATCAAGCAACCCCCGATGTCGGCGTTTCCAACGCCCAGAACATTGTCAACGATCCGGCGATCCTCGCCCTCGTTGGTCACCTGAACTCTGGCGTGGCGATTCCCTCCTCGGAAGTGTATAACCGCGCTGATTTGGCGATGGTCAGCCCCGCCAACACGAACGTCAAGGTGACGGATCGCGGCTACCCAACAGTCAACCGCGTTTGCGGGCGTGACGACGCGCAAGGCGCGGCGGGTGCGCAGTATGCCCTTGAGACGCTCAATGCCAAGACCGTTTACGTCGTCCATGACAAGACCGCCTACGGCGAAGGTGTGGCCACCTTCTTCCGCGATGCGATGCTTGCCGGTGGTGCAGAAGTCCTCGGCTTTGAAGGCACGACGGAAACCTCCAACTTCGATGCGATCATTACCCCCATCGAAAGCGCCAACCCCGATTTGATCTACTTCGGCGGCATCTACAACCAAGCCGCTGTGTTCTTCAAGCAGGCACGCGATAAGGGTGTCGAGTCGCAGTTCATGGGTCCCGATGGTATGGATGGCTCTGACCTGACCAAGATCGCTGGCGAAGCCGTCGTTGGCTTGGTCTACACCAGCGCTGCTGGTCCCGCCTCGATCTACCCCGCCGCTGCGCAGTTCATTGTTGACTACGAAGCCAAGTTCGGGATCAAGCCGGAAGCCTACGCTGCGGAAGGCTATGCCTCTGCCCAGATCGTCATGGCTGCCCTGACCCAACTGATCAGCGAGAACGGTGGCGCACTGCCGACCCGTGCCGATGTAGCGAAGGCCGTCCGTGCGACAGCCGATTTTGAGACGATCATCGGGAAGATCAGCTTCGATGCGAATGGCGACCCAAAAGTGGCGACCTACTACATCCTCTCAGTCAAGGATGCCGATCCCGCCAAATGGGGCGAGAACGAATTGATCAGCTCCGTCACGGCTCCTTCACCCTTGACGGCTGCCGAGATGATGGAAATGACGCCGGAGCCGACCAAGAGCAACTAA
- a CDS encoding Crp/Fnr family transcriptional regulator, whose translation MDAPPTSTVRWLWTCSAERYFLVGTLAEAFVASEFFTDLSPPTRQRLIESARPRTFQAGELLFVEGESAASFFLVISGRVRLIQHSLSGKDTTLAIFVPGDVIAFVVALTGDRYPGSAEALEAVTAAQVPGTILWTVLAECPALALRALKITATRLHEAYERIRELSAERVQQRIARTLLRLAQKVGVPEPNGALRLEMRLSRQDLAQMNGTTLESVSRTLSAWETTGIVSIGREWVTLLKPHELTGLAEDMPHQ comes from the coding sequence ATGGACGCGCCGCCGACCTCTACCGTCCGCTGGCTATGGACTTGTTCCGCTGAGAGGTATTTTCTGGTGGGAACTCTCGCCGAGGCATTCGTCGCCTCAGAATTTTTTACCGATCTCAGCCCGCCCACCCGCCAACGCCTTATTGAATCCGCCCGCCCCCGCACCTTTCAGGCTGGGGAACTCCTTTTTGTGGAGGGCGAGTCGGCGGCATCCTTCTTTTTGGTCATCAGTGGGCGGGTGCGGCTGATCCAGCACAGCCTGAGCGGAAAAGACACCACGCTGGCGATCTTTGTCCCCGGCGATGTGATCGCCTTTGTTGTTGCCCTGACGGGGGATCGTTATCCGGGCAGCGCCGAGGCGCTGGAAGCCGTCACCGCCGCCCAAGTCCCCGGCACGATTCTGTGGACGGTCTTGGCGGAGTGTCCGGCGCTCGCCCTACGGGCGCTGAAGATAACGGCTACCCGTCTGCACGAGGCTTATGAACGCATCCGTGAACTGAGCGCTGAACGTGTTCAACAGCGGATTGCCCGCACTCTGCTGCGCTTGGCGCAAAAGGTGGGTGTTCCAGAGCCAAACGGGGCGCTCCGTTTGGAGATGCGCCTGAGCCGGCAAGATTTGGCGCAGATGAACGGCACAACACTGGAGAGTGTCAGCCGGACGTTGAGCGCGTGGGAGACAACGGGTATCGTCAGCATCGGACGGGAGTGGGTGACTCTGTTGAAGCCCCACGAACTGACCGGTTTAGCCGAGGATATGCCACACCAATGA
- a CDS encoding ABC transporter ATP-binding protein produces MALLQLENIHTYYGHIHALKGISLEVNEGEVVTLIGANGAGKSTTLRTISGMVRPRSGTVRYDGKTLNNIPPHLITRMGVGHVPEGRRIFPKLTVRENLEMGAFTIPRSEVQKRIDQTFVLFPRIRERLDQLGGTLSGGEQQMLAMARGLILAPKILLLDEPSMGLAPVLVEAIFDIIRTLHAQGTTILLVEQNARMALQVADRGYVLQSGQIVMGDSAEVLQNSEIVRKAYLGEE; encoded by the coding sequence ATGGCGCTGCTTCAGTTAGAGAACATACACACCTACTACGGGCATATCCACGCCCTAAAGGGAATTTCCCTTGAGGTCAACGAGGGGGAAGTCGTCACCCTCATTGGCGCGAACGGGGCGGGGAAAAGCACCACCTTGCGGACGATCAGCGGAATGGTGCGCCCCCGCAGCGGGACAGTGCGCTACGATGGAAAGACGCTCAATAACATCCCCCCCCACCTGATCACCCGCATGGGGGTGGGGCATGTTCCCGAAGGGCGACGTATCTTCCCGAAATTGACTGTACGGGAAAACCTTGAGATGGGGGCGTTCACTATCCCCCGCAGCGAGGTTCAAAAACGGATTGATCAAACCTTTGTGTTGTTTCCGCGCATTCGCGAACGCCTTGATCAGCTTGGCGGGACGCTCTCTGGCGGCGAACAACAAATGCTGGCAATGGCGCGGGGGTTGATCCTTGCCCCCAAAATTCTGCTCCTCGATGAACCCTCAATGGGGCTTGCCCCGGTGCTGGTTGAGGCGATCTTTGACATCATCCGCACCCTTCATGCGCAGGGAACGACGATCCTCTTGGTGGAGCAGAACGCACGCATGGCGCTGCAAGTGGCAGATCGCGGCTATGTCCTGCAATCGGGGCAAATTGTCATGGGGGACTCGGCAGAGGTGCTGCAAAACAGCGAGATCGTCCGTAAGGCGTATCTTGGCGAGGAATAA
- a CDS encoding VOC family protein: MIAITFTLESGETHSGEMDALAIVHEAMEKFLPEGFMHNQRISIYEPTSGDLIYPDMFIGEIAEHYGAAALKIVAKRLDAATERHWRNVGFDHLALTMADRKAAVDFFARGLGMQIIRDDSHISVVTTGNTSLFFFDAEPGKPLTDGIPSRIHHLGFVVDDLEAAYAHLRRSFPNFASAFTLLERLERWSLYGRVAFGEMAFLIQLSEIKPDFRGFDDPRLYADIMYNYASRHYGVRFMPG; encoded by the coding sequence ATGATCGCCATCACCTTTACCCTTGAGTCGGGCGAAACTCATTCCGGGGAGATGGATGCCCTTGCCATTGTCCACGAGGCGATGGAAAAATTCCTGCCGGAAGGGTTCATGCACAACCAGCGGATCAGCATCTACGAGCCAACCTCTGGCGATTTGATCTACCCTGATATGTTTATTGGAGAAATTGCCGAGCATTATGGTGCGGCGGCTTTGAAGATCGTCGCCAAAAGGCTGGACGCCGCTACCGAGCGCCACTGGCGCAATGTCGGCTTTGACCACCTTGCCCTGACGATGGCAGACCGCAAGGCGGCGGTGGATTTCTTTGCACGGGGGCTAGGGATGCAAATCATCCGTGACGATTCACATATATCCGTTGTCACAACGGGGAATACCTCGCTCTTTTTCTTTGATGCCGAGCCGGGCAAGCCCCTTACCGATGGGATTCCAAGCCGGATTCATCACCTCGGCTTCGTGGTGGACGATCTAGAGGCTGCCTATGCCCACTTGCGACGCAGCTTTCCCAATTTTGCTTCAGCCTTCACCCTTTTGGAGCGGTTGGAGCGCTGGTCGCTTTATGGACGCGTCGCCTTTGGGGAGATGGCGTTTCTTATCCAGCTTTCGGAGATCAAGCCCGATTTTCGGGGCTTTGACGATCCGCGCCTGTATGCCGACATCATGTACAACTATGCCAGCCGCCATTATGGGGTGCGCTTTATGCCGGGCTAA